The DNA sequence TAACAAGGATTGCTGTGTAGGAGATCAGAAGGAGCGTGAAACAACTCATCGCAAGCAATCCACTGTCTGAGATCATAAGTATGCCTAAGATGTAGGTGTCTATGCAAGCAAGTTTGATTACCAAAGGTAGATCACAAAAAAAGCTGTTCACTTCATTGGGGCCACAGTAAGGTAAGTTCACAGTGAAGGCTATTTGACTGATGGAGTGCACAAATCCAGTAATCCAAGAAACAAGCACCAGCCCAATACAAGTCCGCCGACTCATCATAGTCATGTAATGCAAAGGTTTGCATATGGCCACATATCTGTCATAGGCCATGGAAACCAGCAGTACCATCTCAGACCCACCGATAAAGTGCAAGAAGAAGATCTGAGCCATACATCCCCCAAAGGAGATGAGCTTTTGGTCACTAAGAAAATCCTTGATCATCTTGGGTGTGGCAAATGAGGCCAGCCACATGTCAATGAATGATAGGTTCCCCAGCAGGAAGTACATAGGGGAAGTGTGCAAGCGGGGGT is a window from the Tamandua tetradactyla isolate mTamTet1 chromosome 14, mTamTet1.pri, whole genome shotgun sequence genome containing:
- the OR4K14 gene encoding olfactory receptor 4K14, with the protein product MDLQNYSLVSEFVLHGLCSSRYLQLFFFIFFSIVYVAIVMGNLLILVTVISDPRLHTSPMYFLLGNLSFIDMWLASFATPKMIKDFLSDQKLISFGGCMAQIFFLHFIGGSEMVLLVSMAYDRYVAICKPLHYMTMMSRRTCIGLVLVSWITGFVHSISQIAFTVNLPYCGPNEVNSFFCDLPLVIKLACIDTYILGILMISDSGLLAMSCFTLLLISYTAILVTVRQRSTGGISKALSTCSAHIMVVTLFFGPCIFIYVWPFSRLSLDKLLSVFYTIFTPLLNPLIYTLRNEKIKVAIKKLRNRHVTFN